TAAAAGTTTCTCGGCATCGATACGTCTACGTACCAACACACTGAAAGGCGTGGCGATCTCCCGAGGGATGGATGGAcgggagaaagagagggagggagggagggagggcgacGGGTTCACTCACACCCGGGAATCGATCGGGAACCAAGTCGACGGAGCCGGCGCCGCGCCGAGTTCCGCGACccttttctctccctctcgctctctcggCTATAAAGTACCCAGTCCCAGTCCTTACGTACGGAAGTACGAGAAGAGAGGCTCTTCTCGGGCGACCCGCGCCTCCGTGTCTATCGCCCCAACTTCCGGTTGCACCCGACGTAACTTCGCGATCACGAAGCCGGAGGCGGTACCAAAATCACCGGGTACTGCACGGATGCCTGAACATGGATAGACGGGACACGTCGAGTCATCTTTCGGATTTCGTAACAAATGCAATTATTtgtagtttatttattttttaatttacattttcCAACATTTATTAATGAAAACATAGGTGATAGACGGTAATTGTAAATGTTTCGTAAAGGTTCTGAAATATGTCTTcaaacatgtatgtatgtacacacattAAATAATAACACGGGTAATGAACaagtttgaaacatttttttgcaaacacGAATCACCCTAGAAAATGCGAAGAGATACAGAAAGTTTAAGTCATACGATATATTGTATATCTTATCGATAGCGCGTCGAGTCGTAATTTCGCAGGCTTTTTCCCCTTCCGTAAAGATggtaaagaataaaaaaaaaaaaaagagtagaaaaaaaacgaaaggtcGGTGGATTTATTGCCAAGGAcaggtaggtataataatatataaggTACAACAGTTATAGTGCAGAAGCACGATATGAGATATTGCCCCCGGATTCGCGGTCTCCCGATATTGCACACCGTTCGCTTTtagttatatatacatatatatatatatatcaattaGAGCGGAATATATTTCACCTGAATtgagaaattgtttttttacaagtaCAATACTATAAACGACAGCCGCAGCTGCGTCCTGTATAATTTACAGCCTCAATGCCAAAGACTTTGTACGGTGAGAGTTGAACACGGTCAAACTTATGAATTGACGATAAATTTATCAGTCTTATTAGCGACTGTATATcactgtaaatatttttctcatttccagTTGCTTTTCGTTTCACGATTGCGTGTGCCTACtcgataattaaattattgatGAAAAGTTTACCAAATCACGTACGTCGTCACATTTTCTTGGAATTATTTATAACTCAATGCAGtatttatcattgttatttgtgttttaaaattttatcgttatacCTAATTCTACGAGTGCTTGCGGAAAGTGTTGACACGAACGAACTAATAATGTATCCAGGgtactgaaaaaataatacatacagAGTGGTGACAATTATACCGTATTACACAGGGCAGCCGTAATAACAAGACGTCGTAAAAATTTATGCACACTCTTTGTTTGTTCgcaaatttcttcaattttgcaaTTGTTCTGCGGCTGGTGATCGTCGACTCTCGCGCAAATCTGTCGAGTCAAGCGACGAGCTGCCGGTGTTAATCGAATTAGTCGAGGGTTGAGTGGCGAGGGACGCGATTCAATGAAGGAATACCAtcaacgaatgaatgaaagcTGTGAAGTGCAATAAAGTGCTCGTATACGCCCAAGGTAACTTTACATTCCTGCTTAACCTTATTTTTCCCGAATTTCCATAATATCCAATGGGACGCGACATGAATTTATGATTCGACTCAGCCGTGTTGAATTTTCGTTAACATTACCGTTGCATATCCGTCACGTATGTGAACAAAATACGTTATATTAAAGTCTGCGCCGATTtccatttcaaaaattatttttctacacgCATAACGTGACGCTGtaagaaggggggggggggttaaatATTCCGAAAATGAGCCGTCACGAGTTTTACCAACAGCCCCTGAAATCTGTTCAATCCCCAAAAAAAACATTGCCTGTTGAAATTTGTAACCACAGTAGACTTCACTTATACTTTTTCAACCCTGACTCGATCGTTCCTTTGATTTTATGTTAATCTGCAGTTTTATAGCCGGATACTGATAAATCTTTAATCTTACAGCTGGTGTCGTTTCCAGAAGCTTTATACTTCCTTGCAGGTTTTACGACTCCCGCGCACAATAGGTGGAGGTATTTAGGTACCGTGCATCTATGCGTTATACCCATCGGAATCGGAAACCGATAGGCGATCGAGTAGCTGTATGAAATAGTCTCGAGCAACCAGCGAGGATCTCTTGTCGAAACGTCACGTAAACAACAAGCAATTAGATCGAACGATCCCCCCTCGTTTTCTGATTGCAGAACACGATTTGTCCTTGCGAATACGGCCGTCATTTAGTTCCGCGCTCTTATTTAGAGAGGTAATCGTTAAGTTTCAGTGCAATTGCCGAGCTGAACTGCTGGCCAAAAAAGTAGCTGAATTAATTCCTCTGTTTGTTAATTGAtctaataatttgaaaatttctattaacgatattttttacacctcGACGCTGCATTAATAATAGAAATTGCCAAAatgaataaagaagaaaaattcaacattgtAAGTACGCAAAATGTTACAGATTATGTCCGAGTTACGTGAAATTCTTGGGCAAGCGAATATATGCTCTCGGTTTTATGGCGAGCCGACTAACGATGCCCTGTGATATAATAACGACCGGAAGTACGCGGTGTTTCGGTCATTAGCTGACCGGTCAATATCACACGCATTATATTGTACACGACGATAATATCGTAGAATTTTGTACGTGACACTAACTCGTGAGAATATCTTATCACCACGCTCAGTATTTACGATGGTATAGTTTTTAGATCCCGATCCTTCTGCCAATTTTTCTCCAAGTTTTCCAAAAgcttaaagaaaaaaataccgaatCCTGAAACGGCAGCGGCATTACTGCAACCACGTGTCAGATTCATCGAACAAATGTGGCGAGCAGATGGCTCGACGAACGTGAACTGCAGCGAGAATTAGGGTCTCTATGTAATTGCAGCTAGACACCGGATGGTCTACTACACGAAAGTTTTGTGAATACGAATGTGTACataagtataaataaaaatggattAAAAGTGTAGATAAACGTACGAAAATATCCATGAGCGATGATTCTTCTCTGGATTAATTATTCGCATTAATAACGACGAGACTGAGTACGTttccaattaatttattccttgATACACGCGCCTCTCCGTCTCTTTGCCAATTCTTCGCACGGACATCACAATTCCCATATCACGCGTCTCGCTGCTATCACGTACTTTGAATCACGTGTccaaaatatatacaattttaATCCAATTCCAAAGTTCTGTTACACCTTCTTGTCGCAGCAGCGTCATTTGCGACTACATACTCTACTCCTAGCTGCTGACACTTTGCGAGTGTAACAAAGAAGCGGCCTTGAGTGTAAGAAGCACCGTCACCGGCAGATGATAATTACAGTTATTACGGTTGGTTCGGTTTTAGTTGACTGGAAAAAACAGCGGGGAAACTTGGCGATAACCGCGCGATTGCACCTCCTGATTAATTAAATGtacgtttgtttttctttactcGTTGAAGCGATTACCTGACCCCAACTGCAACGCATCGCTGCTACAGAAGAAAACAGGGTAAAATActcggaatttttatttttatacctatatccATGCGGTGATGCAATCCCTAGGTTGAGACTCGAGTGTAGTTCTCGTCATTCGCGCAGTGTTGCAGCTCGCTTTGCTCGCAATTAGTACGACTTTtgacgaggttgaagttagtaagcTAGTAAGATTggagaaaaaatcaataatttttttcatttttataatgatttttaaggaACTAAGATTCCGAAATATAACGATGACTTTTGCCGGCTCTAGGAAAGAAAAGTATAACGATATTACGACGCGATGTTAGTTTTTCCATTGCGTTTCAGTGGTCGTCGTTGATTCAATTCTTACTTACATAACTATACGTACAGCAAAATTGTTATCGCGGGGTAGAAATATAATCATCGCGATTttagatatataaatatccctgaataataacaatcatagtgataataaaatttacgcgCCGTGacagttaaaaaaaagggaaaaaaaaaaacagtttgcCGAACGAACTCTAACTCAATTTGTTATCTTACGCCTgataaatttgtaattacCAATTCCTaatctttaatttttacatCACATCATACAAGGCGCCAATCATTGGTACAAACATACTTCGAgacacattttttcaaacgtctGATCGAAACAAATTAAATGTTCGTCGCTCAATTCTTTCCTTTtgccttttttatttttctttttcatcccgtttttattttttttttttattttcgtactATACCAGGAGTTTTCTCGTCGTGTTAAATACGTCGTTCCTCGCAGATGAGTTTCGTCGCTGCATGCCCGTATTATACGTACGCCAGATCCGGCGTGCATCTCTCCACGTATTCGTGCTGCATATGTATGAAtctatgtataaatgtatgtatgtatgatacATATTCACTGCATCCGGCGAGTCCTCTATTACGAGCGAGCGttcgtttcttctttcgtcgttgttttcttttcccttcttttttttttttattatttcatttactttattttatttgttttacgATTTCGTCTCTTCTCTCCCAGCTCTTCGCGCCCTATTTAAACCGCGTTGCGATTATATTCTTAATTCCGCCCTTGAGTCGCCGTTTAAAACTTCCCCGCAAATTTCCTTCCGCGcagtatgtatacacatacatacgtgtTATGCTCGATATCGTTCGAACAGCAGGACTGGCGTTAACCGAGCCACGGTTTAACCACCTCTAGTAATTAGTTGCGCCGGAATGCGTCGTCAGGTGCAAACCATCGAGCCTTAAATCACCTGCACTGCGACGTTGCATTGCTCGACTAAAAATGCAGGGAACGTCACCGCGATGATGATTCAATTATGCGTTTGTTGGTATAGTGATCGCGCGGAAAACTCCCAAGGACGAAAAATagttattctttcttttcgttCGGGAaacgatattatttatacttttcACAGACATTACAGAACTTCGATTATAAATCCGATTTAAATTCGTACGAAAATATTAAGTAACAAATCGCAACATAGACCTTGAAATCTTTCTGTCATTCGGGTCAGAAATCGtctataaaaattctttttttttttttctcgccgtgtctatgaatttttccattttttgttgttaatttctttttcttccatgCCACTGCGGACTTggtttgtattttattttaattttttttactatcgtACGAGATACCGCGGTGTGGAATCATCCGAGATTTGTATTTATCGTCGGATTGTATTAAGTACATATGTCATACAGAAGCGAGGTGATAAGACGATGGAGTCTTGTGCGTAATGGCCTCGCGATTTGAAACGCTACTTTTGCTAATTGCCCGCCACACACTacacattcaatttttatctacGCCAGTAGTAGTTGCCCAACACTCTACAGAAAATCCCGGCTTCGATTCCCATGGTAATTAAAGACTGGATGCGGGAAAAGAGAACACCAAATTGATGgctgtctcttttttttttaactactTGATACATTTGTAATAAGAAACGCGTAACGGTGTCCGGAGAAGAATATAGAAGATATATTATTTTGTGTTTTTGTGTTTTGCTTTCCAAAGAAATGGGTTCAAATTTTATGTCTTTAACGTTGTAATACAAAAACCAATGTAAGATTAGTGAATTCATGTTAGTCCATACGTACAACATCTCACGATTGCAAAATGGAcctagaaatattttatataaaaaaaacgagtATGCAGAGTATCACTGTTGTACTCGAAATTGTGATTGTGTTGTGTTTTTATTGATTGTCAAAGTATTTAAATCGCTCAAAGCTGTAAAATGTTTCGTTCTACCGAACTCAAATTTCCTCTGCGTACATTTATCCATTTTCTCAGATCCAAGCGATTgcggagaaagaaaaaatagcaAACTCGGAAAAAGgaatgataagaaaaaaaaaaaaattgcaaggcTAAATCAAATACCGACATCCCCAGCTACACTAACCGGTATCAGTATCGAATTTGGTTTCGTGCAAGTAAACAATACAACTGCACCGTTATCAGCGACCCTCGTCTCTTATCTGAACTCGTGCGTCGTCTATGCCTACAACCATCTCTCTCCAAAACAAAGTCGTACGACTCTACTCCAGACAACGAACGTTCAACCTTTCCCCCCGTAATACTTAATAATGAAATTGTCGACCAATCGCAGATTCGTACTTCCGCCTTGTGCATCATACGCTGTGCAACGTAGTTAATAATCTACGTAGGGGTTCTTTGTCCCGTAAGCGTAgcgtaacgtaacgtaacctCGTAAACGGGGCCCGCATGGCGGGTACGCATTAATGTGGGACTCTGAGGGTCGGGGGAAGGAGAAACGGTGGCAGTGGGTAGACAGGAAGGAAGCAGCAGGAAGGAGGAAGAGACGCCCCCGAGAGAGTCTAACCGGTGAAAATCCACCCTCGCTCAGAAGCGGCAGAGATGAATGTATCGATCCCGACCTACACACACTACACGAGTGGCTTTCGCCGACGAGGACGTAGCGCCGCGTTCCCTGCACTAATATCCTCCCCGTTTGCGATCAGGGATAGGCGCTGGCCGATCCTTGGATTTGACGAGCGGGACGAATGCAAAACGAGGCATCGTCATTCCCGTCGGTTGATACTATCGTCGATTGTCAAGGATTAAACCAGCGGTCATTTGTCGTATATAGAGACTCTCGAATGCCATTTTTTGTTGTCGATCGGAGGGTCCCGAAAGAATTGTCACAGCCGAGGATACCTGAGACTTTGTAATCGGCAGTGAGACGCGATAAATCGTCACCGCGATTCACAATTTCGTGGCTGATATCATCGGGCGTTTGTTTACAGTGGATAAATAACAACGGGTATACCCTTACCTCAGTTTTCAGTTAGAAACGTCGGGGGTTCGACACCGCGCACTTGACTACACCTCACACAACTTCACTCGTTGCGGGCTCGAGGCCGACTCGCGATTTTTACTAATCGGCTGTACGCGGCGAGAGCGATGCCAGCGCCATCCGGCGGTGATTCCGACGACCACGCCGACGCCATTTTGAAAGCGATTGGGCGGCAAAACTTCAGAAATTCAAAGATCTATTCTTCGTAGGGAGATACGATTtcaaatccttttttttctctctgcttataaatttttattcgtatcTATATATCGCATCAATCGTTGAAATCATACTTGAGTCTCTTTTCATATATTAtcattaatatatataatatatgtatttatcgATAACCCTATTGTTTGGTTACACGATGTATGTACGAATGAAATATGACATGTATGGGGTAAAATAGCTATTAAAAAACGTtctgacaataataatataataatcatcatagtaatattaataattaatataataatcttCAATGCTTCGTACctgttattatatatttgtacaATATGTATGATATCATCGCGGCGGTAACgagagaattattattaatactattactatttacatatgtatctgtttttttttttttaaatgtttttattaGTTGTGGAAATAGATAATAATCACATTAATGCCCAAGGTTTACAGAGAAAAATACCCCGAAGGCTCCGAGGATTTAATGTCGGCAATCTGTACACCAGAGGCTTGAATTTTGTAAGGCATTGTCAATCTTCAGTCGTTAATTTACGTAGCTGCGTATTTTATTCATGCGTGTGAGTGCATTCTCacgttttttttccgtcaaatttcgtcaacttaaaaaattacaatgttAATATTTCATAAAGTTGGTCGTTTCGGATCGTCTGTACCGTGCACTGGAAACTAATCAAATTACGCAATCTACCATCAGAAATGTAGACCAAGTTACGAGGACGTATACACAATAATgaaagaagttttttttcatcccattTTTAACATAACCACTTGTACGAGGTTCAACGTGCCTCGGTAACCCTGTAATTTAACTAAAACGGTCAGCTGATTATATCTATCGGGCGCCATATTGCTCAGCTCACGCACATAAGTTGGATCTAAATGcagtaaaatttataaattaaagtGACTCCTCGTTTTCTATCTTCTTGAACTTTTTTCACAGACATATCCATCTTATGaataatagatttttattacTACAATGACCATtacgaaattttaaaaattccctAACCACGCGCAAGTTTTTTACACACACAGAGgcacgtacacacacacatacacaatTAATTATCGTGAAAACCGCATACTTTCcttctaatttttctcttcaaccATTATAAACTTCAAATACGAAGTATAggtataaaattgtttttctagAACAACATATTACGCAGTACTGAACAATACTTgttataataacaacaacaacgatgGTCGTTATTggcgtataattataattatcattactatatgtatacaaatacAACCATGTTTTGCCGAACAGTCCTCAGAGCCTCCGAAAATAAAACTATATATTCACGTACCTATAGATACTCTACAGATCAATTTACAGAGTTTATGTAAGGCTTGttatatgcatatttatatgtatttatatgtatttatattaggAGTATCCATACGCTTGTGGatcattttctaaaattgGCGTTATTACAGTTAAAAATGGACAAAGTATTCGCTGAGCAAAAAGtactcttattattattactactttTTGTCTCTTAATGGAATAAACAATCTTTCAATTGTTAtaagaacaaaaacaattgaatGATTATTAAATATATGCGAATAATTTACGAAGATCATTTTCTATCTTGCTGCCGCAATAATTTTCGACGATTACTTGTAGAGCatatttaattacattaatattGAAAGGAAAATTTATCACGGCTGATACGGATTTCATTCGTTCGTAAAGATCCAACGGGCATTTAGTACTTCGAATTTTGCGTATTTCGTATAATATCCCATTTTAGTAgcaaaaattcattgaatatAATTACTGTAACACAATTTGCAGCTGCATCCTTGTATGATTTTGCAGACCGAGATTACAAAGGTTACGGCTgaatttcgacaattttttcttgtttttccgTATCGTGATGTCATAATATATTTCTCCCGTTCGTAGCTGCTAACTCTGACCACGATGCGTGACTAGCAATGTTGCCTTCAAATAATTTGATCACCTACATACATGGacataaatttaaattgaGTTTTTCGTTCATCTTTTTGTAACAAAGCTTACCTATCTGGaatgattataattaattgaaactcGATAATCATGTAGAATTAATATGAAACTGTTCAACTTGTGCCGCGAAGGTTATCGACTAAAATTAATCAATCGAAACTGCCAACACGGATGACGCGTACTTTTCGTATTAAAAATGCTACACATAATTCAAACGGTACATGATAATATTAAAACGTTACATAATTCAAATAGTgtatcaatattattaatcTATTTCCaatgtaattattaatattcgaTAAGGCCACTAGTGGGTGatataaatacaatataaatattatatctaAACACAGACTCGATGTGCAATACGCTGTCAATTCTACTCAATGTTCGACTGAACATAGTAGGTGCAGTAGCCCTGGAAATaagaaagtttttcaaattgaataagcTTACGTCCGTGGTcatggttaaaaaataaaactttcaaGCGCCTGTACATCTGTAATAACTTGTCAAATTTGAGGACTGATTATACAAATAGCGTCAAAATTGCATACTTTCGTTCTTCTCTGTACAAGATCTGACATAGAATTGACGATGCGTTACATTGATAATCTGTGATACATAACAATTTATGAATCAATAGGAAGAAGTATTCTATCCATCGACCTATTGCCTAACTTATTTGTTACATTTAGTTAAATATCATTGGAATATTTTACTTTGGTAAATTAGGAAATAGGTCTTTTCTCCGAAACAGTCTGCGAAATAGGGGAAATATCTACAGTTTCCCTTCTATATAACATTCAACTCGTACATTTTTTGTATAGAAATACAttataaataagaaatgaaaccTGTGTGTATGCGTGTGTATGCGTGTGTATCGAATAGTAGGTCGTAtgcaataatataatataatataatagaatagaatataatatatgtatatgtaatatgtatacttTAAATTTGTAATCAGAAATAGCTTCGAAAGAGCATAATTATGAGAtcttttgtaattatttccaaaaacCGTACACAAATATGTCctattattataactattATTACTAGTAACCAATTAAATGACAATGATTAGACGAATCGATATAATTATAAGATATCCGTACGACGAtaattaaaatacaaaaaaccCCAGACTTATATTCActgtctttttctttttaaatattaaatcaGTTTTTCAGACTTtctcgtatataatataccttcGCTTATCTTCctattattactataattatttttgttattattaaatcCGATTTTCAACGGCATTGTCCAAGCCAAGCTCACAGGTCGGACCAACATCCGACTTAGATCGTGTGTTACAAAGTAGATTCATGTATCACTGTAGGTTCCGGTTCACCGTTTTCATCGTGAATCACAGCTGGAAGAAGGGGAGTCAGTGCGATCGATGACGTCTTCCTTACCGGCTTCGGCGAGGCCTGAAATGCAGAACCAATCGttgtattataaaaaatatgaaactcaTTATAAAGGAACTTTAATGAACGAATTGGAAAATTCCGTTCAAAGAAGTAATAATACCgtacagaaaaatattgagaTACGTAGACGGAATATTTTACCTACCCATTCTCTCCTTGGCGGCGCTTCGTCGTCAGAGTAATGATCAGTTTCTCCATTCTCAGTTTCGGTAGCGACGTTGCGTTTTTTGGGTTGAAGAGTTGCGTAGTTGCGACAACCTCTgttgaaattgttcaaattctTTTCCTCGACGATTTTATCCTGGCACAAAACCTCTTGAGATTTGCTCTGTTTGTTGTTGCCAACACTGGcggtatttttattactaAAATGAAAAGGCGGCATTCTGGAGACCCAATGGTCAAGCCCAGACCCAGCTGAGCTAGTCGAAGCTGCGGACGAGTTGCCGGCGGAATTATTGGTGAGTCCGCGCCTCTGATAGAACAGCATGTAAGCCGCGTTGGTTATCAAATTCGTGTCGGTGACAGCCTCGACTCTGGTATCGTCGAAGCAGTACCACTGAGTGTCGTAGGGATTCCGACAAAACGCCGTGTAATGACCGCCCTGAAGATCCTGGCCGTGGTGATTGCATATGGCGTAGAGATCGTAGACGTTCTCGTCATACTTTGGCAGGTTCTGCCTGGGTCTGGGCTTCTTCCAGGGTGACCATCCAAGTCCCCCGAGCATCGTCAGGTTCGTATGCGTCTGCATGTTGTTGTGAGCGAGATGCGGCGTCATGTCGAAACCGTAAAGCGGAAAGTCAACTAGCGTCGTGAGCTTCGAGGTCGACCTCTGCTTCGACTGCTGCTTGAACCTCTTCAAGTGTATGACTAATATGTCGGGCAGGGACCAAAGTCCCAGCTTCTTGACCACTTCCTGTTTTCTGTTACAGTAAGGACAGTGCCAAGCGTCTTCCGCCCCCAGGATCTCGGCTTTGGTGTAGAGGTCGAAGCACTCCTCAAGCGTCACCGCTCCACCCTGCTCCGAGTTCGTCTTCAGCTGTTTAACGCTGGCGTGTTCCTCGATTTGATCGGAATCGTCCTGGATGATGTTCCCCTTGGTAGCCTCGTCCCATTCGAGTATCAGCTTAACGTGCTGAGGTCCGGAGTCGTCCGCGCAGAGAGCCAACGCCTGCTCGATTTGTTCGGTGTAAAGAGGATGCTCGACGCAGGGATCTATGCATGGATGCTCGTCCTGGACGGGGGTTGCGGCCGGATCGGCCACCCTGATGTTAAACAGACCCGGACTTTGGCTCGACGTGAGAACGTCGTCGGTCAACGTCGTGTGCATTTCCTTGAGCAGTAGTTTCTGCAAGTCTTCGTAAGAGGTTTCCCTCGAAACCTGCATCGTGTACGGACTACCGAATCGTTCCCTCAAATCCCCTTTCACCAGGACGTTTATCCATACGAGTAAAATGTACGCCTGCTCCGCCGGCTCCTTGAGCTGCGGTAATTCTATGCAGTACAACGGATCGTTCTCCGTTATCACAGAAAGTGGCTGACAGTCGGAGAATGTTctgaaaatgattattttttttttgcgttagCAAATCAGATCGGCATATAGttaattatatattcaaaatcatCGAAGAACAATCTCAGTCAACTTTTCGAGGCTAAGGAAATGAAGGAGAAAAGAT
The sequence above is drawn from the Neodiprion pinetum isolate iyNeoPine1 chromosome 2, iyNeoPine1.2, whole genome shotgun sequence genome and encodes:
- the LOC124213368 gene encoding ubiquitin carboxyl-terminal hydrolase 31 encodes the protein MKPVSESELGVEEVKVVSNSTAAIRSDGSTDGGTRSAEGHRFRRTFTLPKNPFQNAAKMSKRRVKHKDGGQQQQQQDANAPQGQIHPGGGFYATAERQPGKKIFRRPSWKKLINKMVQHMSSVGVQQKPSNCDGLSLSAHDLRVPPPRPAHIPPDRVPGVIGLRNHGNTCFMNAVLQCLSHTDILAEYFVLDQYKVDLSRRNKLNSKKYGTKGEITEQLALLLKAIWSCQYDPEMSTTFKSVVDKYGSQYRGNLQHDAQEFLLWLLDKVHEDLNQATKKKYKIIKNSFGRPDDIVAAETLANHVRCNNSFVHAVFQAQFRSSLTCPRCHRQSNTFDPFLCVSVPVPQNHRQISLFINVLYTSQQPRQVKIGVSVNQAGNVKELREILASDTGISEDHMLLTEVHDEGFHRTFSDCQPLSVITENDPLYCIELPQLKEPAEQAYILLVWINVLVKGDLRERFGSPYTMQVSRETSYEDLQKLLLKEMHTTLTDDVLTSSQSPGLFNIRVADPAATPVQDEHPCIDPCVEHPLYTEQIEQALALCADDSGPQHVKLILEWDEATKGNIIQDDSDQIEEHASVKQLKTNSEQGGAVTLEECFDLYTKAEILGAEDAWHCPYCNRKQEVVKKLGLWSLPDILVIHLKRFKQQSKQRSTSKLTTLVDFPLYGFDMTPHLAHNNMQTHTNLTMLGGLGWSPWKKPRPRQNLPKYDENVYDLYAICNHHGQDLQGGHYTAFCRNPYDTQWYCFDDTRVEAVTDTNLITNAAYMLFYQRRGLTNNSAGNSSAASTSSAGSGLDHWVSRMPPFHFSNKNTASVGNNKQSKSQEVLCQDKIVEEKNLNNFNRGCRNYATLQPKKRNVATETENGETDHYSDDEAPPRREWASPKPVRKTSSIALTPLLPAVIHDENGEPEPTVIHESTL